In Pseudoliparis swirei isolate HS2019 ecotype Mariana Trench chromosome 11, NWPU_hadal_v1, whole genome shotgun sequence, a genomic segment contains:
- the cga gene encoding glycoprotein hormones alpha chain: MGSVKSTGLSLLMLSFLIYIADSYPNHALTNVGCKECALQRNIPFSGVQPIYQCMGCCFSRAYPTSLKTMKTMTIPKNITSEATCCVAKHSYGTTVNNIDVRNHTECHCSTCYFHKI; the protein is encoded by the exons ATGGGCTCGGTGAAATCAACTGGACTGTCTCTTCTTATGTTGTCTTTTCTTATTTACATAGCAGATTCTTACCCCAACCATGCATTAACAAACG TGGGCTGTAAGGAGTGCGCACTGCAGAGAAACATTCCTTTCTCCGGGGTTCAGCCGATCTACCAGTGCATGGGCTGCTGCTTCTCTAGAGCGTACCCAACATCTCTCAAGACCATGAAGACAATGACGATCCCAAAGAACATCACCTCGGAGGCAACATGCTGTGTCGCAAAGCACAGTTACGGG ACAACGGTGAACAACATAGATgtgagaaaccacacagagtgcCACTGCAGCACCTGCTATTTTCACAAGATATGA
- the LOC130200985 gene encoding heterogeneous nuclear ribonucleoprotein Q isoform X1, translating to MATEHINGNGPEEPMDNSAAVTHSEHFQTLLEAGLPQKVAEKLDEIYIAGLVSHSDLDDRAIEALKEFNEEGALQVLMQFKDSDLSHVQNKSAFLCGVMKTYRQREKQGTKVSDTNKGPDEAKIKALLERTGYTLDVTTGQRKYGGPPPESAHSGAQPTIGTEIFVGKIPRDLFEDELVPLFEKAGPIWDLRLMMDPLSGLNRGYAFVTFCTKEAAQQAVKLCNNNEIRPGKHIGVCISVANNRLFVGSIPKSKTKEQIVEEFAKVTEGLNDVILYHQPDDKKKNRGFCFLEYEDHKTAAQARRRLMSGKVKVWGNVVTVEWADPIEDPDPEVMAKVKVLFVRNLASTVTEEILEKAFSQFGKLERVKKLKDYAFIHFEERDGAVKALADLNGKDLEGEHIEIVFAKPPDQKRKERKAQRQAAKTHMYDEYYYYGPPHMPPPTRGRGRGGRGGYSYPPDYYGYEDYYDYYGYDYHNYRGGYEDPYYGYDDFQGSGRVRGARGGVRGGASQTRVRGGVTPRGRVGFSQRGGPGTSRGVIFQSSQASQIASKQRETRQRAILTCHSGY from the exons ATGGCCACAGAACATATTAATGGAAATGGTCCAGAAGAACCAATGGACAACTCTGCTGCAGTTACCCATTCTGAGCACTTCCAGACTTTACTAGAAGCTGGTTTACCACAGAAAGTTGCTGAAAAACTAGATGAAATTTACATAGCAG gTTTGGTGTCACATAGTGACTTAGATGATCGAGCAATTGAGGCTCTGAAAGAATTCAACGAGGAAGGTGCTCTGCAAGTCCTTATGCAATTTAAGGACAGCGACCTCTCACATGTTCAG aacAAAAGTGCCTTTCTTTGTGGTGTGATGAAGAcgtacagacagagagagaaacaagggaCCAAAGTGTCGGACACCAATAAAGGACCAGATGAAGCCAAAATCAAA GCTTTGCTAGAGAGAACTGGCTATACGCTTGATGTAACAACAGGCCAGAGGAAGTATGGAGGGCCCCCACCAGAGTCTGCTCACTCAGGGGCACAGCCCACCATCGGTACAGAG ATATTTGTAGGCAAAATCCCCAGAGACCTCTTTGAGGATGAGCTGGTTCCGCTGTTTGAGAAAGCTGGCCCCATCTGGGATTTGCGTCTCATGATGGATCCTCTCAGTGGCCTGAACAGAGGCTATGCCTTTGTCACTTTCTGCACTAAAGAAGCTGCACAGCAGGCGGTCAAATTG TGCAACAACAATGAAATTCGACCGGGTAAACACATTGGCGTGTGCATCTCTGTGGCCAATAATAGACTGTTTGTTGGCTCTATCCCTAAGAGTAAAACAAAAGAGCAGATTGTTGAAGAATTTGCCAAAGTCACAG AAGGTCTAAATGATGTCATATTGTACCACCAGCCAGACGACAAGAAGAAGAATCGGGGCTTTTGCTTCCTCGAGTATGAAGACCACAAGACGGCTGCTCAGGCCCGCCGCCGACTGATGAGCGGAAAGGTGAAGGTGTGGGGAAATGTGGTCACCGTGGAGTGGGCAGACCCCAttgaggacccagacccagaggtCATGGCCAAG GTCAAAGTGCTGTTTGTGAGAAACTTGGCGAGCACCGTTACAGAAGAGATACTTGAAAAGGCCTTCAGTCAGTTTGGAAAGCTGGAGCGGGTGAAAAAATTGAAAGACTACGCCTTCATCCACTTTGAGGAAAGAGATGGTGCTGTGAAG GCTTTGGCTGATCTCAATGGCAAAGACCTCGAGGGAGAGCACATTGAAATAGTCTTCGCCAAGCCCCCTGACCAGAAGAGGAAAGAGCGCAAAGCCCAGAGACAAGCCGCTAAAACACACAT GTATGATGAATACTATTATTACGGGCCTCCCCACATGCCCCCACCCACGAGAGGCAGAGGCCGAGGTGGGAGGGGAGGTTATTCTTACCCCCCTGACTATTATGGCTATGAAGACTATTACGATTACTATGGATACGACTACCACAACTACCGGGGCGGTTACGAGGACCCGTACTACGGGTACGATGACTTCCAGGGGTCTGGGAGAGTACGAGGAGCTAGGGGAGGAGTCCGTGGTGGTGCCAGTCAGACCAGGGTCCGCGGTGGCGTCACACCGAGAGGCCGAGTGGGCTTCTCCCAGCGAGGTGGCCCTGGAACGAGCAGAG GTGTCATCTTTCAGAGCAGCCAAGCCAGTCAGATTGCCAGCAAACAAAG GGAAACGAGGCAGAGGGCGATCCTGACCTGTCACAGTGGATACTGA
- the LOC130200985 gene encoding heterogeneous nuclear ribonucleoprotein Q isoform X4 gives MQFKDSDLSHVQNKSAFLCGVMKTYRQREKQGTKVSDTNKGPDEAKIKALLERTGYTLDVTTGQRKYGGPPPESAHSGAQPTIGTEIFVGKIPRDLFEDELVPLFEKAGPIWDLRLMMDPLSGLNRGYAFVTFCTKEAAQQAVKLCNNNEIRPGKHIGVCISVANNRLFVGSIPKSKTKEQIVEEFAKVTEGLNDVILYHQPDDKKKNRGFCFLEYEDHKTAAQARRRLMSGKVKVWGNVVTVEWADPIEDPDPEVMAKVKVLFVRNLASTVTEEILEKAFSQFGKLERVKKLKDYAFIHFEERDGAVKALADLNGKDLEGEHIEIVFAKPPDQKRKERKAQRQAAKTHMYDEYYYYGPPHMPPPTRGRGRGGRGGYSYPPDYYGYEDYYDYYGYDYHNYRGGYEDPYYGYDDFQGSGRVRGARGGVRGGASQTRVRGGVTPRGRVGFSQRGGPGTSRGVIFQSSQASQIASKQRETRQRAILTCHSGY, from the exons ATGCAATTTAAGGACAGCGACCTCTCACATGTTCAG aacAAAAGTGCCTTTCTTTGTGGTGTGATGAAGAcgtacagacagagagagaaacaagggaCCAAAGTGTCGGACACCAATAAAGGACCAGATGAAGCCAAAATCAAA GCTTTGCTAGAGAGAACTGGCTATACGCTTGATGTAACAACAGGCCAGAGGAAGTATGGAGGGCCCCCACCAGAGTCTGCTCACTCAGGGGCACAGCCCACCATCGGTACAGAG ATATTTGTAGGCAAAATCCCCAGAGACCTCTTTGAGGATGAGCTGGTTCCGCTGTTTGAGAAAGCTGGCCCCATCTGGGATTTGCGTCTCATGATGGATCCTCTCAGTGGCCTGAACAGAGGCTATGCCTTTGTCACTTTCTGCACTAAAGAAGCTGCACAGCAGGCGGTCAAATTG TGCAACAACAATGAAATTCGACCGGGTAAACACATTGGCGTGTGCATCTCTGTGGCCAATAATAGACTGTTTGTTGGCTCTATCCCTAAGAGTAAAACAAAAGAGCAGATTGTTGAAGAATTTGCCAAAGTCACAG AAGGTCTAAATGATGTCATATTGTACCACCAGCCAGACGACAAGAAGAAGAATCGGGGCTTTTGCTTCCTCGAGTATGAAGACCACAAGACGGCTGCTCAGGCCCGCCGCCGACTGATGAGCGGAAAGGTGAAGGTGTGGGGAAATGTGGTCACCGTGGAGTGGGCAGACCCCAttgaggacccagacccagaggtCATGGCCAAG GTCAAAGTGCTGTTTGTGAGAAACTTGGCGAGCACCGTTACAGAAGAGATACTTGAAAAGGCCTTCAGTCAGTTTGGAAAGCTGGAGCGGGTGAAAAAATTGAAAGACTACGCCTTCATCCACTTTGAGGAAAGAGATGGTGCTGTGAAG GCTTTGGCTGATCTCAATGGCAAAGACCTCGAGGGAGAGCACATTGAAATAGTCTTCGCCAAGCCCCCTGACCAGAAGAGGAAAGAGCGCAAAGCCCAGAGACAAGCCGCTAAAACACACAT GTATGATGAATACTATTATTACGGGCCTCCCCACATGCCCCCACCCACGAGAGGCAGAGGCCGAGGTGGGAGGGGAGGTTATTCTTACCCCCCTGACTATTATGGCTATGAAGACTATTACGATTACTATGGATACGACTACCACAACTACCGGGGCGGTTACGAGGACCCGTACTACGGGTACGATGACTTCCAGGGGTCTGGGAGAGTACGAGGAGCTAGGGGAGGAGTCCGTGGTGGTGCCAGTCAGACCAGGGTCCGCGGTGGCGTCACACCGAGAGGCCGAGTGGGCTTCTCCCAGCGAGGTGGCCCTGGAACGAGCAGAG GTGTCATCTTTCAGAGCAGCCAAGCCAGTCAGATTGCCAGCAAACAAAG GGAAACGAGGCAGAGGGCGATCCTGACCTGTCACAGTGGATACTGA
- the LOC130200985 gene encoding heterogeneous nuclear ribonucleoprotein Q isoform X3 — translation MATEHINGNGPEEPMDNSAAVTHSEHFQTLLEAGLPQKVAEKLDEIYIAGLVSHSDLDDRAIEALKEFNEEGALQVLMQFKDSDLSHVQNKSAFLCGVMKTYRQREKQGTKVSDTNKGPDEAKIKALLERTGYTLDVTTGQRKYGGPPPESAHSGAQPTIGTEIFVGKIPRDLFEDELVPLFEKAGPIWDLRLMMDPLSGLNRGYAFVTFCTKEAAQQAVKLCNNNEIRPGKHIGVCISVANNRLFVGSIPKSKTKEQIVEEFAKVTEGLNDVILYHQPDDKKKNRGFCFLEYEDHKTAAQARRRLMSGKVKVWGNVVTVEWADPIEDPDPEVMAKVKVLFVRNLASTVTEEILEKAFSQFGKLERVKKLKDYAFIHFEERDGAVKALADLNGKDLEGEHIEIVFAKPPDQKRKERKAQRQAAKTHMYDEYYYYGPPHMPPPTRGRGRGGRGGYSYPPDYYGYEDYYDYYGYDYHNYRGGYEDPYYGYDDFQGSGRVRGARGGVRGGASQTRVRGGVTPRGRVGFSQRGGPGTSRGKRGRGRS, via the exons ATGGCCACAGAACATATTAATGGAAATGGTCCAGAAGAACCAATGGACAACTCTGCTGCAGTTACCCATTCTGAGCACTTCCAGACTTTACTAGAAGCTGGTTTACCACAGAAAGTTGCTGAAAAACTAGATGAAATTTACATAGCAG gTTTGGTGTCACATAGTGACTTAGATGATCGAGCAATTGAGGCTCTGAAAGAATTCAACGAGGAAGGTGCTCTGCAAGTCCTTATGCAATTTAAGGACAGCGACCTCTCACATGTTCAG aacAAAAGTGCCTTTCTTTGTGGTGTGATGAAGAcgtacagacagagagagaaacaagggaCCAAAGTGTCGGACACCAATAAAGGACCAGATGAAGCCAAAATCAAA GCTTTGCTAGAGAGAACTGGCTATACGCTTGATGTAACAACAGGCCAGAGGAAGTATGGAGGGCCCCCACCAGAGTCTGCTCACTCAGGGGCACAGCCCACCATCGGTACAGAG ATATTTGTAGGCAAAATCCCCAGAGACCTCTTTGAGGATGAGCTGGTTCCGCTGTTTGAGAAAGCTGGCCCCATCTGGGATTTGCGTCTCATGATGGATCCTCTCAGTGGCCTGAACAGAGGCTATGCCTTTGTCACTTTCTGCACTAAAGAAGCTGCACAGCAGGCGGTCAAATTG TGCAACAACAATGAAATTCGACCGGGTAAACACATTGGCGTGTGCATCTCTGTGGCCAATAATAGACTGTTTGTTGGCTCTATCCCTAAGAGTAAAACAAAAGAGCAGATTGTTGAAGAATTTGCCAAAGTCACAG AAGGTCTAAATGATGTCATATTGTACCACCAGCCAGACGACAAGAAGAAGAATCGGGGCTTTTGCTTCCTCGAGTATGAAGACCACAAGACGGCTGCTCAGGCCCGCCGCCGACTGATGAGCGGAAAGGTGAAGGTGTGGGGAAATGTGGTCACCGTGGAGTGGGCAGACCCCAttgaggacccagacccagaggtCATGGCCAAG GTCAAAGTGCTGTTTGTGAGAAACTTGGCGAGCACCGTTACAGAAGAGATACTTGAAAAGGCCTTCAGTCAGTTTGGAAAGCTGGAGCGGGTGAAAAAATTGAAAGACTACGCCTTCATCCACTTTGAGGAAAGAGATGGTGCTGTGAAG GCTTTGGCTGATCTCAATGGCAAAGACCTCGAGGGAGAGCACATTGAAATAGTCTTCGCCAAGCCCCCTGACCAGAAGAGGAAAGAGCGCAAAGCCCAGAGACAAGCCGCTAAAACACACAT GTATGATGAATACTATTATTACGGGCCTCCCCACATGCCCCCACCCACGAGAGGCAGAGGCCGAGGTGGGAGGGGAGGTTATTCTTACCCCCCTGACTATTATGGCTATGAAGACTATTACGATTACTATGGATACGACTACCACAACTACCGGGGCGGTTACGAGGACCCGTACTACGGGTACGATGACTTCCAGGGGTCTGGGAGAGTACGAGGAGCTAGGGGAGGAGTCCGTGGTGGTGCCAGTCAGACCAGGGTCCGCGGTGGCGTCACACCGAGAGGCCGAGTGGGCTTCTCCCAGCGAGGTGGCCCTGGAACGAGCAGAG GGAAACGAGGCAGAGGGCGATCCTGA
- the LOC130200985 gene encoding heterogeneous nuclear ribonucleoprotein Q isoform X2, with product MATEHINGNGPEEPMDNSAAVTHSEHFQTLLEAGLPQKVAEKLDEIYIAGLVSHSDLDDRAIEALKEFNEEGALQVLMQFKDSDLSHVQNKSAFLCGVMKTYRQREKQGTKVSDTNKGPDEAKIKALLERTGYTLDVTTGQRKYGGPPPESAHSGAQPTIGTEIFVGKIPRDLFEDELVPLFEKAGPIWDLRLMMDPLSGLNRGYAFVTFCTKEAAQQAVKLCNNNEIRPGKHIGVCISVANNRLFVGSIPKSKTKEQIVEEFAKVTEGLNDVILYHQPDDKKKNRGFCFLEYEDHKTAAQARRRLMSGKVKVWGNVVTVEWADPIEDPDPEVMAKVKVLFVRNLASTVTEEILEKAFSQFGKLERVKKLKDYAFIHFEERDGAVKALADLNGKDLEGEHIEIVFAKPPDQKRKERKAQRQAAKTHMYDEYYYYGPPHMPPPTRGRGRGGRGGYSYPPDYYGYEDYYDYYGYDYHNYRGGYEDPYYGYDDFQGSGRVRGARGGVRGGASQTRVRGGVTPRGRVGFSQRGGPGTSRAGKRGRGRS from the exons ATGGCCACAGAACATATTAATGGAAATGGTCCAGAAGAACCAATGGACAACTCTGCTGCAGTTACCCATTCTGAGCACTTCCAGACTTTACTAGAAGCTGGTTTACCACAGAAAGTTGCTGAAAAACTAGATGAAATTTACATAGCAG gTTTGGTGTCACATAGTGACTTAGATGATCGAGCAATTGAGGCTCTGAAAGAATTCAACGAGGAAGGTGCTCTGCAAGTCCTTATGCAATTTAAGGACAGCGACCTCTCACATGTTCAG aacAAAAGTGCCTTTCTTTGTGGTGTGATGAAGAcgtacagacagagagagaaacaagggaCCAAAGTGTCGGACACCAATAAAGGACCAGATGAAGCCAAAATCAAA GCTTTGCTAGAGAGAACTGGCTATACGCTTGATGTAACAACAGGCCAGAGGAAGTATGGAGGGCCCCCACCAGAGTCTGCTCACTCAGGGGCACAGCCCACCATCGGTACAGAG ATATTTGTAGGCAAAATCCCCAGAGACCTCTTTGAGGATGAGCTGGTTCCGCTGTTTGAGAAAGCTGGCCCCATCTGGGATTTGCGTCTCATGATGGATCCTCTCAGTGGCCTGAACAGAGGCTATGCCTTTGTCACTTTCTGCACTAAAGAAGCTGCACAGCAGGCGGTCAAATTG TGCAACAACAATGAAATTCGACCGGGTAAACACATTGGCGTGTGCATCTCTGTGGCCAATAATAGACTGTTTGTTGGCTCTATCCCTAAGAGTAAAACAAAAGAGCAGATTGTTGAAGAATTTGCCAAAGTCACAG AAGGTCTAAATGATGTCATATTGTACCACCAGCCAGACGACAAGAAGAAGAATCGGGGCTTTTGCTTCCTCGAGTATGAAGACCACAAGACGGCTGCTCAGGCCCGCCGCCGACTGATGAGCGGAAAGGTGAAGGTGTGGGGAAATGTGGTCACCGTGGAGTGGGCAGACCCCAttgaggacccagacccagaggtCATGGCCAAG GTCAAAGTGCTGTTTGTGAGAAACTTGGCGAGCACCGTTACAGAAGAGATACTTGAAAAGGCCTTCAGTCAGTTTGGAAAGCTGGAGCGGGTGAAAAAATTGAAAGACTACGCCTTCATCCACTTTGAGGAAAGAGATGGTGCTGTGAAG GCTTTGGCTGATCTCAATGGCAAAGACCTCGAGGGAGAGCACATTGAAATAGTCTTCGCCAAGCCCCCTGACCAGAAGAGGAAAGAGCGCAAAGCCCAGAGACAAGCCGCTAAAACACACAT GTATGATGAATACTATTATTACGGGCCTCCCCACATGCCCCCACCCACGAGAGGCAGAGGCCGAGGTGGGAGGGGAGGTTATTCTTACCCCCCTGACTATTATGGCTATGAAGACTATTACGATTACTATGGATACGACTACCACAACTACCGGGGCGGTTACGAGGACCCGTACTACGGGTACGATGACTTCCAGGGGTCTGGGAGAGTACGAGGAGCTAGGGGAGGAGTCCGTGGTGGTGCCAGTCAGACCAGGGTCCGCGGTGGCGTCACACCGAGAGGCCGAGTGGGCTTCTCCCAGCGAGGTGGCCCTGGAACGAGCAGAG CAGGGAAACGAGGCAGAGGGCGATCCTGA